The Vibrio tubiashii ATCC 19109 genome has a segment encoding these proteins:
- a CDS encoding response regulator transcription factor → MKILVVEDEPRLGEQIVDILEQTGWVPELSQDGIDALYRATSEEWDAIVLDLGLPKLDGLTVLKGIRDENINTPVVILSARDTLTQRVEGLNAGADDYLTKPFEMVELIARIRAQLRRASGNASPVMQVGNLSLDTRTSKVMWQGQAISLTALEYKVVAYFMHNPEKVISRTELVEHIYKQDFDRDSNTIEVFIGRIRKKIAPKVIKTVRGLGYQLNAE, encoded by the coding sequence ATGAAAATTCTTGTAGTGGAAGATGAACCGCGTCTAGGTGAACAAATTGTCGACATTCTGGAACAAACCGGTTGGGTTCCTGAACTGTCTCAAGACGGTATCGATGCTCTGTACCGAGCGACTTCAGAAGAGTGGGACGCGATCGTGCTTGATCTTGGTCTGCCTAAACTCGATGGCCTAACGGTACTTAAAGGCATTCGAGACGAGAACATTAACACGCCGGTCGTGATCCTTAGCGCTCGTGACACGTTAACTCAACGCGTAGAAGGCTTAAACGCAGGCGCAGACGACTACCTAACCAAGCCATTTGAAATGGTCGAGTTAATTGCCCGTATCCGAGCTCAACTTCGCCGCGCTTCTGGTAACGCTTCTCCCGTTATGCAGGTCGGTAATTTAAGTCTCGATACCCGCACTTCAAAAGTGATGTGGCAAGGGCAAGCGATTAGTTTGACAGCCTTAGAATACAAGGTTGTCGCTTACTTTATGCATAACCCCGAGAAGGTCATTTCGCGCACAGAATTAGTCGAGCATATTTACAAACAGGATTTTGACCGTGATTCAAACACTATCGAAGTATTTATCGGTCGAATTCGCAAGAAAATTGCACCAAAAGTCATCAAAACAGTGAGAGGCTTGGGGTACCAGCTTAATGCCGAATAA
- a CDS encoding PepSY domain-containing protein, with product MLKRPLVSLTAILACVFVSFPTLAKKHHDEDGHALVQDVHKPGARIEFEEDQDEVYDAVQKGYVRPFSEMFAAVERDLNGRIIHVELEEDDDIWIYELKLNHNNNIIKVEYNAETLEMLQIKGRNIKEALKK from the coding sequence ATGTTGAAGCGTCCGTTAGTAAGTCTGACAGCCATATTGGCGTGCGTCTTTGTTTCATTTCCAACACTGGCTAAGAAGCACCATGACGAGGATGGACACGCGCTAGTACAAGACGTGCATAAGCCTGGCGCGCGAATTGAATTCGAAGAAGACCAAGATGAGGTCTACGACGCAGTACAAAAGGGCTATGTTCGCCCATTTTCTGAAATGTTTGCAGCGGTCGAACGTGACTTAAACGGTCGGATCATTCATGTCGAGCTCGAAGAAGACGATGATATTTGGATCTATGAACTCAAATTGAACCACAATAACAATATCATCAAAGTTGAATACAACGCCGAAACCCTTGAAATGCTGCAAATTAAAGGCAGAAACATTAAAGAAGCACTAAAAAAATAG